One region of Triticum aestivum cultivar Chinese Spring chromosome 6B, IWGSC CS RefSeq v2.1, whole genome shotgun sequence genomic DNA includes:
- the LOC123138766 gene encoding alpha/beta-gliadin clone PW8142-like: CRDVVLQQPNIAHASSQVLQQSYQLLQQLCCQQLWQTPEQSRCQAIHNVIHAIILHQQQQQQQQQQQQQQQQQQQQQQQPSSQVSYQQPQQQYPSGQGSFQPSQQNPQAQGFVQPQQLPQFEEIRNLALQTLPAMCNVYIPSYCSTTIAPFGIMSTN; the protein is encoded by the coding sequence TGCAGGGATGTCGTCTTGCAACAACCCAACATAGCACATGCAAGCTCACAAGTATTGCAACAAAGTTACCAACTGTTGCAACAATTATGTTGTCAGCAACTGTGGCAGACCCCCGAGCAGTCACGGTGCCAAGCCATCCACAATGTCATTCATGCTATTATTttgcatcaacaacaacaacaacaacaacaacaacaacaacaacaacaacaacaacaacaacaacaacaacaacaaccgtcGAGCCAGGTCTCCTACCAGCAGCCTCAGCAACAATATCCATCAggccagggctccttccagccatcTCAGCAAAACCCACAGGCCCAGGGCTTTGTCCAACCTCAGCAACTGCCGCAGTTCGAGGAAATAAGGAACCTAGCGCTACAGACGCTACCAGCAATGTGCAATGTCTACATCCCTTCATATTGCTCGACCACCATTGCGCCATTTGGCATCATGAGTACTAACTGA